From a single Marinitoga sp. 38H-ov genomic region:
- the arcA gene encoding arginine deiminase, whose product MCINVYSEVKDLKRVLLHRPGLELENMEPDLLEELLFEDIPYLKKAQQEHDYFAEVLRTNGVHVEYVTDLLATALSEKNVREHFVDEYLNLSEVKNEYILEALKDYLLSFDTKGMINKIVGGVRINEFNLKKENFSTKVRLNKQFYLLPLPNLYFQRDPVAFVGNGIVINKMMTKARRRESLFMKYVINYNRDYKDTPIYYDMTEHFAIEGGDILVLTNKVLAIGISQRTEPEAVEKLAKKIFFDSNESFDTILAINIPKKRAYMHLDTIFTMVDEDKFLAHSKLESSLLVYVIKKGNNELEVIEEKSSLENILRKYLNNENIKILKCGGDDEIAAKREQWNDGSNVLAIKPGVVIAYDRNYVTNELLRENGINVIEIPSSELSRGRGGPRCMSMPMNRG is encoded by the coding sequence ATGTGTATTAATGTATATTCAGAAGTTAAGGATTTAAAAAGAGTTTTACTACATAGACCAGGTTTAGAATTAGAAAATATGGAACCAGATTTATTAGAAGAATTATTATTCGAAGATATACCTTACTTAAAAAAAGCTCAACAAGAACACGATTATTTCGCAGAAGTATTAAGAACAAATGGTGTTCACGTAGAATATGTAACTGACTTATTAGCTACTGCTTTAAGTGAAAAAAATGTAAGAGAACATTTTGTTGATGAATATTTAAACTTAAGCGAAGTGAAAAATGAATACATTTTAGAAGCATTAAAGGATTATTTATTAAGTTTTGATACAAAAGGTATGATCAACAAAATCGTTGGCGGCGTTAGAATAAATGAATTTAATCTAAAAAAAGAAAATTTCTCTACAAAGGTAAGATTAAATAAACAATTCTATTTATTACCACTTCCTAATTTATACTTCCAAAGAGATCCTGTCGCATTTGTTGGTAATGGTATAGTAATAAATAAAATGATGACAAAAGCAAGAAGAAGAGAATCATTATTCATGAAATATGTAATTAATTATAATAGAGATTATAAAGATACACCTATATATTATGATATGACAGAACATTTTGCTATTGAAGGTGGGGATATTTTAGTATTAACCAATAAAGTTTTAGCTATAGGAATTTCTCAAAGAACTGAACCTGAGGCTGTAGAAAAATTAGCTAAAAAGATTTTCTTCGATTCTAATGAAAGTTTTGATACAATACTAGCAATTAATATACCTAAAAAAAGAGCATATATGCATCTTGATACTATATTTACAATGGTAGATGAAGATAAATTCTTAGCTCATTCAAAATTAGAATCAAGTTTATTGGTATATGTAATAAAGAAAGGTAATAATGAATTAGAAGTTATTGAAGAAAAATCTTCTTTAGAAAATATATTAAGAAAATACTTGAATAATGAAAATATTAAGATTTTAAAATGCGGCGGAGATGATGAAATTGCTGCAAAAAGGGAACAATGGAATGATGGATCAAACGTATTAGCAATAAAACCTGGAGTTGTTATTGCATACGATAGAAATTACGTAACAAATGAACTTTTAAGAGAAAATGGTATTAATGTTATTGAAATACCTTCAAGTGAACTTTCAAGAGGTCGTGGCGGACCAAGATGTATGTCTATGCCTATGAATAGAGGATAA
- a CDS encoding basic amino acid/polyamine antiporter has protein sequence MGNNKVLGLFALTTIVIGSMIGAGIFNSPADLGSVANPGPILIGWLITGFGVFSLAMVFQFLSNKKPELEGGIYSYAKEQFGEFIGFNSAWGYWWSALLGNIAFFAVIMKILSGYFPVLEENKIIALIFSSIILWVYHFLIVSGIRTAGVTNAILTILKLIPLFLVAILSLFAFNPDLIKDVFFSTKLAATGETSSIFNQINNSFGTMLWAFIGIEGAVVLSNKAKSQKDVGKATVIGFLITLVVYIAVSVLTMGVVPPSELVSSTSPLGTVLSKIIGKPGQYILDFGFLFSVFGALLSWLLLTAEIPYIAASKDNVFPKRFSEQNEHATPVFSLTITNIITQIFLLSLLSDTLQNVYNTIFYIATTTILLPYFFSAVFGVRVANDENNGLYKFFAWISVIYTAWVIYAVGWIYIITALVIYSFGIFAYPIAKKEKGESLTNTNKITYGIMWAISIVVIVLVATGKLVV, from the coding sequence ATGGGAAATAACAAGGTTTTAGGTCTTTTTGCTTTAACAACTATTGTTATCGGATCAATGATAGGAGCCGGAATATTTAATTCTCCAGCTGATTTAGGAAGCGTTGCAAATCCCGGACCTATCTTAATAGGTTGGTTAATAACAGGTTTTGGCGTTTTCTCGCTAGCTATGGTATTCCAATTTTTATCAAATAAAAAACCAGAACTTGAAGGCGGAATCTATTCATATGCGAAGGAACAATTTGGTGAGTTCATAGGATTCAATTCTGCTTGGGGTTACTGGTGGTCAGCATTACTTGGAAATATTGCTTTTTTTGCTGTAATCATGAAGATATTAAGCGGATATTTCCCTGTTTTAGAAGAAAATAAAATTATAGCTTTGATATTCTCCAGTATCATATTATGGGTTTATCACTTTTTAATTGTTAGCGGTATTAGGACAGCCGGTGTAACAAATGCTATATTAACTATTTTAAAATTAATTCCGTTATTTTTAGTTGCTATATTATCTCTTTTTGCTTTTAATCCAGATTTAATAAAAGATGTATTCTTTTCAACAAAATTAGCGGCAACTGGAGAAACATCATCTATATTTAATCAAATTAATAATAGTTTTGGAACAATGCTATGGGCATTTATTGGTATTGAAGGTGCTGTTGTTTTATCTAATAAGGCAAAATCTCAAAAAGATGTTGGAAAAGCTACAGTTATTGGATTTTTAATTACTTTAGTAGTATATATAGCGGTTTCTGTTCTTACAATGGGTGTTGTTCCACCTAGTGAATTAGTAAGTTCAACATCACCTCTTGGAACAGTTTTGAGTAAAATAATTGGAAAACCGGGCCAATATATATTAGATTTTGGATTTTTATTCTCAGTTTTCGGTGCATTATTAAGTTGGTTATTGTTAACTGCAGAAATACCATATATTGCAGCTTCTAAAGACAATGTTTTCCCAAAAAGATTTTCAGAACAAAATGAACATGCAACTCCAGTATTTTCTTTAACTATTACAAATATTATTACACAAATTTTCTTATTATCATTATTATCTGATACTTTACAAAATGTTTATAATACTATTTTTTATATTGCTACTACAACAATATTATTACCTTACTTTTTCTCAGCAGTATTTGGAGTTAGAGTAGCAAATGATGAAAATAATGGATTATATAAGTTTTTTGCATGGATATCTGTGATTTATACAGCGTGGGTTATATATGCAGTTGGATGGATTTATATAATAACAGCATTAGTTATATATTCATTTGGAATTTTTGCCTACCCTATAGCCAAAAAAGAAAAAGGTGAATCTTTAACAAATACAAACAAAATAACTTATGGAATAATGTGGGCAATTTCAATTGTGGTAATTGTATTAGTCGCAACAGGAAAATTAGTTGTATAA